One segment of Paraburkholderia bonniea DNA contains the following:
- the accB gene encoding acetyl-CoA carboxylase biotin carboxyl carrier protein, whose product MDLRKLKTLIDLVSESGISELEVTEGEGKVRIVKNAPPVYVQPSTSYAPQMSAPAPAPMGGVVDAASGGAPAAPAEAVPQGHVVTSPMVGTFYRAPSPGADPFVQVGDTVKEGQTICIIEAMKLLNEIESDQSGVVKEILVENGQAVEYGQPLFVVG is encoded by the coding sequence ATGGATTTACGCAAGCTGAAAACTCTCATCGACCTCGTCTCCGAATCAGGCATTTCAGAACTCGAAGTGACTGAAGGCGAAGGCAAGGTTCGGATCGTCAAGAATGCACCCCCAGTTTACGTGCAGCCATCCACCTCCTACGCACCGCAAATGTCCGCGCCCGCACCGGCTCCAATGGGCGGTGTAGTGGATGCAGCAAGCGGCGGCGCTCCCGCTGCCCCGGCTGAAGCGGTACCACAAGGCCATGTCGTCACCTCACCGATGGTTGGCACGTTCTATCGTGCTCCCTCACCGGGCGCTGATCCGTTTGTCCAGGTAGGCGATACGGTCAAGGAAGGCCAGACCATCTGCATCATCGAAGCGATGAAACTGCTTAACGAAATCGAGTCGGATCAATCAGGCGTCGTCAAAGAAATCCTGGTCGAAAACGGCCAGGCCGTCGAATACGGTCAACCGCTGTTCGTCGTCGGTTAG
- the accC gene encoding acetyl-CoA carboxylase biotin carboxylase subunit, protein MFEKILIANRGEIALRIQRACRELGVKTVVVYSEADKEAKYVRLADEAVCIGPAPSNLSYLNMPALISAAEVTDAEAIHPGYGFLSENADFAERVEQSGFVFIGPRPETIRLMGDKVSAKQTMIKTGVPCVPGSEGALPEDPKEIVKIARSIGYPVIIKAAGGGGGRGMRVVHTEAALVNAVNMTREEAGRAFGNPQVYMEKFLENPRHIEIQILADSFKNAIWLGERDCSMQRRHQKVIEEAPAPGIARRLIDRIGDRCADACKKMGYLGAGTFEFLYENNEFYFIEMNTRVQVEHPVTELITGVDIVQEQIRIAAGEKLAFRQRDIVFKGHAIECRINAEDPFKFTPSPGRLTSWHMPGGPGIRVDSHAYNGYFVPPNYDSMIGKLIAYGATREQAIKRMRIALSEMVVEGIQTNIPLHREMMLDAKFVEGGTSIHYLENRLAAKLQAAPEEA, encoded by the coding sequence ATGTTCGAAAAAATTCTCATTGCCAATCGCGGCGAAATTGCACTCCGTATCCAACGGGCGTGCCGCGAACTAGGCGTCAAAACCGTCGTCGTTTATTCAGAAGCGGACAAGGAAGCCAAGTATGTGCGGCTTGCCGATGAAGCCGTGTGTATCGGCCCGGCACCGTCGAACCTGAGCTACCTGAATATGCCTGCGCTCATCAGCGCGGCTGAAGTAACGGATGCTGAAGCCATTCACCCAGGCTACGGCTTTTTGTCTGAAAACGCGGACTTCGCCGAACGCGTCGAACAATCAGGCTTCGTTTTTATTGGCCCGCGCCCCGAGACCATTCGCCTGATGGGCGACAAAGTCTCCGCGAAGCAGACCATGATTAAAACGGGCGTGCCCTGTGTACCAGGCTCCGAAGGCGCACTGCCCGAAGACCCCAAAGAAATCGTCAAAATCGCCCGCTCCATCGGCTATCCGGTGATTATCAAAGCAGCAGGCGGCGGTGGCGGACGTGGCATGCGCGTGGTCCACACCGAAGCAGCATTAGTCAACGCGGTCAACATGACACGCGAAGAAGCGGGCCGGGCATTCGGCAATCCGCAGGTTTACATGGAGAAATTCCTCGAAAACCCGCGGCACATCGAAATCCAGATCCTCGCTGATTCATTCAAGAACGCGATCTGGCTTGGCGAGCGCGACTGCTCCATGCAACGCCGCCACCAGAAAGTCATCGAAGAAGCACCCGCGCCAGGCATCGCCCGCCGCCTGATCGACCGTATCGGCGACCGCTGCGCGGACGCGTGCAAGAAAATGGGCTACCTGGGCGCAGGCACGTTTGAATTTCTGTACGAGAACAACGAGTTCTATTTCATCGAAATGAACACACGGGTTCAGGTCGAACATCCTGTGACGGAACTCATCACAGGCGTCGATATCGTGCAGGAGCAGATCCGCATCGCGGCTGGCGAAAAACTCGCTTTCCGTCAGCGCGACATCGTGTTCAAAGGCCATGCCATTGAATGCCGGATCAACGCCGAAGACCCGTTCAAATTCACACCGTCACCTGGACGCCTCACGTCATGGCACATGCCTGGCGGCCCAGGCATTCGGGTTGATTCACACGCCTACAACGGCTATTTCGTCCCACCGAATTACGACTCGATGATCGGCAAGCTGATCGCCTATGGTGCGACCCGTGAGCAGGCCATCAAGCGCATGCGCATCGCCCTGTCCGAAATGGTGGTCGAAGGAATTCAAACCAACATTCCGCTGCACCGCGAAATGATGCTAGACGCGAAATTCGTTGAAGGCGGCACCAGCATCCATTACCTCGAAAACCGCCTCGCGGCCAAGCTGCAAGCCGCACCGGAAGAGGCATAA
- the prmA gene encoding 50S ribosomal protein L11 methyltransferase produces MSYRELVVTLAREHAESLSDTLLDLGALSVSVEDADADTPDEQPLFGEPGLIPEHAAWRHSRVLALLADEHDPAVLLTAAANTLGLDPVPEFTLHEVAEQDWVRLTQSQFEPIPVGERIWVVPSWHAAPDPDALVLELDPGLAFGTGSHPTTRLCMEWLEQSVATGQSVLDYGCGSGILAILAKKCGANPVFGIDIDPQAVASARSNSERNQAEVTYGLPDACPPGEFDIVIANILSNPLKLMASMLASKVKPGGRIALSGILARQAQEVAQIYQQWLDMTVWREHDGWVCLTGTRRESH; encoded by the coding sequence ATGAGCTACCGGGAACTAGTCGTTACGCTGGCGCGCGAGCACGCGGAAAGCTTGTCCGACACGCTGCTGGATCTCGGCGCGCTATCGGTATCCGTCGAAGATGCCGACGCGGATACGCCTGATGAGCAACCGCTCTTCGGCGAGCCCGGGCTGATTCCCGAGCACGCGGCATGGCGGCACTCGCGGGTGCTTGCACTGCTGGCCGACGAACACGATCCAGCCGTGCTGCTCACCGCTGCCGCTAATACCCTCGGGCTTGATCCCGTGCCCGAATTCACGCTGCACGAAGTGGCCGAGCAGGACTGGGTGCGTCTGACTCAATCCCAGTTCGAGCCGATTCCGGTTGGCGAGCGCATCTGGGTGGTGCCGTCCTGGCATGCCGCTCCCGATCCTGACGCGCTCGTGCTTGAACTCGACCCCGGTCTCGCTTTCGGCACGGGCAGCCATCCGACTACCCGGCTGTGTATGGAATGGCTCGAACAATCCGTCGCAACGGGGCAATCGGTGCTCGACTACGGCTGTGGCTCGGGCATCCTCGCTATCCTGGCGAAAAAATGCGGTGCCAATCCGGTGTTTGGCATCGACATTGATCCACAAGCCGTCGCGTCCGCACGCAGCAATAGCGAACGCAATCAGGCCGAAGTCACCTATGGCCTGCCGGATGCCTGCCCACCAGGAGAGTTCGATATCGTCATTGCCAATATTCTGTCCAACCCGCTCAAGCTGATGGCGTCGATGCTGGCGTCGAAGGTCAAGCCGGGCGGGCGGATTGCGCTGTCAGGTATTCTTGCGCGGCAAGCGCAGGAAGTCGCGCAGATTTACCAGCAATGGCTCGACATGACAGTCTGGCGTGAACATGACGGCTGGGTCTGTCTAACGGGGACACGGCGTGAAAGCCATTAG
- a CDS encoding zinc-ribbon and DUF3426 domain-containing protein, with translation MILATRCPFCETVFRLQPAQLALRQGLVRCGHCQEVFDASGSLFETTSSDHLDTATPVAAETVVELTSGPANPAAARPPAPDFTAAGWNPWTPATRASIAPSLRQNSAHIPPAKALIANITALPPGTPFRASPLYQANPHAKPATLAPALPVEPPREPGMPAAPFSGNTPEEPSQRSAPQPEYTGNTAHAGPNEPHLNLSAATPAPLPPLSDDEAHFAVTRETREGAPRRTGWKIVGTLLVLVLLAALVLQLAWWQRETVMVYWPHSQKLFNKACVQLGCSVSPPRDIDGLLIEPSDLRQVDGPHRLELRMPLRNRSDLTLAYPAAELTLLDEHNNIAMRRVLWPQDYVSPGTSVTTGLPPQTTQTMIVHLDTGTAIAVNFRVQIFYP, from the coding sequence ATGATTCTGGCGACACGCTGCCCTTTCTGTGAAACCGTCTTTCGTCTCCAGCCCGCGCAGCTAGCGCTGCGTCAGGGGCTTGTGCGCTGCGGCCATTGCCAGGAAGTATTTGATGCTTCGGGCAGCCTGTTCGAAACCACTAGCAGCGACCACCTCGACACGGCAACGCCTGTCGCCGCCGAAACCGTGGTGGAGCTGACCTCCGGCCCAGCAAATCCAGCCGCCGCACGCCCCCCGGCACCAGACTTCACAGCAGCAGGCTGGAACCCATGGACGCCTGCCACACGAGCCTCCATAGCCCCGTCCTTGCGGCAGAATTCCGCGCACATTCCGCCAGCAAAGGCACTGATAGCCAATATCACCGCGTTACCTCCCGGCACGCCGTTCCGTGCCTCGCCCCTCTACCAGGCAAATCCGCATGCCAAACCGGCCACGCTAGCGCCCGCCCTGCCGGTTGAGCCGCCCCGCGAACCAGGTATGCCAGCAGCACCGTTCAGCGGGAATACGCCCGAGGAACCCTCGCAACGCAGCGCACCGCAGCCCGAATACACCGGAAATACCGCGCATGCGGGCCCAAACGAGCCTCATCTGAACCTCTCCGCTGCGACACCCGCGCCACTGCCACCGCTCTCCGACGATGAAGCGCATTTTGCTGTCACGCGCGAAACACGCGAAGGCGCTCCACGCCGCACCGGCTGGAAAATCGTGGGCACACTGCTCGTGCTTGTGCTGCTCGCCGCGCTGGTACTGCAGCTCGCATGGTGGCAACGCGAAACCGTGATGGTCTACTGGCCACATTCGCAGAAACTGTTTAACAAGGCTTGCGTCCAGTTGGGCTGTTCAGTCAGTCCACCGCGCGATATTGATGGCCTGCTCATCGAGCCTTCTGACCTGCGTCAGGTTGATGGCCCGCACCGGCTTGAACTACGCATGCCGCTGCGCAACCGCAGCGATCTGACACTGGCTTATCCAGCCGCCGAGCTCACGCTGCTCGACGAACACAACAACATCGCCATGCGCCGCGTTCTCTGGCCGCAAGACTATGTGAGCCCAGGCACCTCGGTGACAACCGGCCTGCCCCCACAAACTACGCAAACGATGATCGTGCATCTCGATACCGGCACGGCCATCGCCGTCAATTTTCGCGTGCAGATTTTTTATCCGTAA
- the tpx gene encoding thiol peroxidase, whose protein sequence is MSQVTLGGNPIEVAGTFPSVGQKAPAFSLVGQDLKPLSLADFTGKRKVLNIVPSLDTPTCATSTRKFNEAAGKLANTAVIVVSGDLPFAASRFCSTEGLQNVVTASTFRGHDFAQAYGVDVTSGPLTGLTARAVVVIDENDKVVHAELVREIKDEPNYDAALSALK, encoded by the coding sequence ATGAGTCAAGTTACGCTGGGTGGAAACCCTATCGAAGTAGCAGGCACGTTCCCGTCGGTTGGCCAGAAAGCACCCGCATTCTCACTCGTTGGACAAGATCTGAAACCGCTGTCGCTTGCTGATTTCACTGGCAAACGCAAGGTGCTCAACATTGTTCCGAGTCTAGACACGCCGACTTGTGCCACGTCCACCCGCAAGTTCAATGAAGCGGCAGGCAAGCTTGCCAACACGGCCGTGATCGTCGTGTCAGGCGACCTGCCCTTCGCGGCATCGCGCTTTTGCAGCACAGAAGGCCTGCAAAACGTGGTCACCGCGTCGACCTTCCGTGGCCACGATTTCGCCCAAGCCTACGGCGTTGACGTGACCAGCGGCCCGCTCACCGGCCTGACGGCACGCGCCGTGGTGGTCATCGACGAAAACGACAAAGTGGTGCATGCCGAACTGGTTCGTGAAATCAAGGACGAACCGAACTACGACGCGGCACTCAGCGCACTGAAGTAA
- a CDS encoding carbohydrate kinase family protein — protein MATLICGSLAYDNIMTFEGRFREHILPEQVHILNVSFLVPTMRSEFGGCAGNIGYALHLLGGDARIMATLGEVDAARYLERLDSLGLKKTNIRVLPGTYSAQAMITTDLDNNQITAFHPGAMMQSHLNRADEADNITLGIVAPDGYDGMVQHSEQLAAAGIPFLFDPGQGLPLFDGATLRRMIELATYVAVNDYEAKLVSNKTGWSIEEIASKVEALIITLGEHGAQIHHAGGIEDIPAVTAQQVLDPTGCGDAFRGGLLYGIEHQLGWATTGRLASLMGALKIEHLGPQNYAPTPADIQNRFKQAFGYDLPSFNQA, from the coding sequence TTGGCTACGCTCATTTGCGGCTCGCTCGCCTACGACAACATCATGACCTTCGAAGGCCGCTTTCGGGAGCACATCCTGCCTGAGCAGGTTCATATCCTGAACGTAAGTTTTCTGGTGCCAACGATGCGCAGTGAGTTTGGCGGCTGCGCGGGCAATATCGGCTACGCGCTGCACTTGCTCGGCGGTGACGCACGCATCATGGCGACGCTGGGCGAGGTCGATGCCGCCCGTTACCTTGAGCGGCTCGACAGCCTGGGTCTGAAAAAAACCAATATCCGCGTGCTGCCCGGCACTTATTCGGCGCAGGCGATGATTACCACCGACCTCGACAACAATCAGATCACCGCGTTCCACCCGGGCGCAATGATGCAATCGCACCTGAACCGCGCTGACGAAGCCGACAACATCACGTTGGGCATCGTCGCGCCAGACGGCTATGACGGCATGGTGCAGCACTCCGAACAGCTCGCCGCCGCTGGCATACCCTTTCTCTTTGATCCAGGCCAGGGCTTGCCCTTGTTTGATGGCGCAACGCTACGCCGGATGATTGAACTTGCTACCTATGTCGCGGTCAACGACTACGAAGCAAAACTGGTCAGCAACAAGACCGGCTGGTCGATTGAAGAAATCGCCAGCAAGGTCGAAGCGCTGATCATCACCCTCGGCGAGCATGGCGCGCAGATTCATCATGCTGGCGGTATTGAAGACATTCCCGCTGTCACGGCACAGCAGGTGCTTGACCCAACCGGTTGCGGCGATGCGTTTCGCGGCGGTCTGCTGTACGGAATCGAGCACCAGCTCGGATGGGCCACCACCGGACGTCTCGCCAGCCTGATGGGTGCCCTGAAAATCGAACATCTGGGGCCGCAAAACTACGCACCAACGCCCGCTGACATCCAAAACCGGTTCAAGCAGGCCTTTGGTTATGACCTGCCGTCATTCAATCAAGCTTGA
- a CDS encoding glycine zipper 2TM domain-containing protein, which yields MKISTRLVVMVLIGGSVVLAGCATHNSSADVYTASQAMREETVRMGTVDSVRAVKISANNGQSSGLGVLGGGALGAVAGSAIGGGRGSILTGIVGGLAGAVAGNAIENGTAMRNGVEITVRLDNGDIRAITQTATGEIFRAGERVRLLSSGGVTRVTH from the coding sequence ATGAAAATATCGACCCGCCTGGTAGTAATGGTCCTGATTGGCGGCTCAGTAGTGCTGGCAGGATGTGCAACTCATAACAGCTCGGCTGATGTGTATACGGCATCGCAGGCCATGCGCGAAGAGACCGTCCGGATGGGCACCGTCGACAGCGTGCGCGCTGTGAAGATCAGTGCCAACAATGGCCAGTCCAGCGGGCTTGGTGTGCTGGGGGGTGGCGCGCTGGGCGCGGTCGCGGGTAGTGCCATTGGCGGTGGGCGCGGCTCGATACTGACGGGGATTGTCGGCGGGCTGGCTGGCGCAGTCGCGGGTAACGCGATCGAAAACGGCACTGCCATGCGCAACGGCGTTGAAATTACCGTACGTCTGGATAACGGCGATATTCGCGCCATCACCCAAACCGCAACGGGCGAAATCTTCCGTGCCGGTGAACGTGTGCGACTGCTTTCCAGTGGCGGCGTGACCCGCGTAACGCACTAG
- a CDS encoding histone H1-like DNA-binding protein, with the protein MMALAKKKTAAKTAAVKKVAAKKAAPAKKAVAKKVAVKKVAAKKVAVKKVAAKKAAPVKKVAAKKVAVKKVAAKKVAVKKVAAKKAVPAKKVAAKKVAVKKVAAKKVAAKKVAVKKVAAKKAAPAKKVAVKKVAAKKAPAKKAVAKKAAAPAKKVVAKKAAAPAKKAAAKKAAAPAKKAAAPAKKAAAPAKKAVAPVSKAAAPAKKAAVPAKKATPAKKAVAKKAAPAAAAPVVSNAPASGVKTTLNPAAAWPFPTGSRP; encoded by the coding sequence ATGATGGCACTTGCCAAGAAAAAAACTGCTGCCAAGACGGCCGCAGTTAAAAAAGTTGCCGCAAAGAAGGCTGCTCCGGCGAAGAAAGCCGTAGCAAAAAAAGTTGCGGTGAAAAAGGTTGCTGCGAAGAAAGTTGCGGTGAAGAAGGTCGCTGCGAAGAAGGCGGCTCCGGTCAAGAAAGTTGCGGCTAAAAAAGTTGCGGTGAAGAAGGTCGCGGCGAAGAAAGTAGCGGTTAAGAAGGTCGCTGCGAAAAAAGCCGTGCCCGCGAAGAAAGTCGCAGCTAAAAAAGTAGCGGTTAAGAAAGTCGCTGCGAAGAAGGTTGCGGCGAAGAAAGTAGCGGTCAAGAAAGTAGCTGCGAAAAAAGCCGCGCCCGCGAAGAAAGTCGCAGTTAAAAAAGTAGCGGCTAAAAAAGCACCCGCTAAAAAGGCGGTAGCCAAAAAAGCAGCTGCACCGGCGAAGAAGGTCGTAGCCAAAAAAGCGGCTGCACCGGCGAAGAAGGCCGCAGCTAAAAAGGCGGCTGCACCGGCGAAGAAAGCCGCAGCGCCAGCCAAAAAGGCTGCGGCTCCAGCGAAAAAAGCCGTAGCTCCTGTCAGCAAGGCGGCTGCTCCCGCGAAGAAAGCGGCTGTGCCAGCGAAAAAGGCTACTCCAGCGAAGAAGGCTGTGGCGAAGAAAGCCGCACCCGCAGCTGCAGCACCGGTCGTATCTAACGCGCCTGCTTCAGGTGTAAAGACGACGCTGAATCCAGCTGCGGCATGGCCGTTTCCGACGGGTAGCCGTCCGTAA
- a CDS encoding ribonucleotide-diphosphate reductase subunit beta, with translation MLNWDDEITAAKPSAKAPMDVLRNAETTRSAHQAPSAHDTFSSDIAVAPHPAPAANTEARVNVADKRIINGQTDVNQLVPFKYKWAWEKYLAGCANHWMPQEVNMSRDIALWKDPNGLTEDERRVIKRNLGFFVTADSLAANNIVLGTYRHITAPECRQYLLRQAFEEAIHTHAYQYIVESLGLDEGEIFNAYHEVDSIRAKDEFLIPFIHTLTDPAFKTGTPDADQKLLKSLIVFACVMEGLFFYVGFTQILALGRQNKMTGAAEQYQYILRDESMHCNFGIDLINQIKLENPHLWTAEFRAEIREIFKEAVDLEYRYAEDTMPRGVLGLNASMFKGYLRFICNRRCQQIGLDPLFPNEENPFPWMSEMIDLKKERNFFETRVIDYQTGGALTWE, from the coding sequence ATGCTTAACTGGGATGACGAGATTACTGCGGCGAAGCCTTCAGCCAAAGCGCCAATGGATGTACTGCGCAATGCTGAAACAACGCGTTCCGCGCATCAGGCTCCCTCGGCTCACGACACTTTTTCAAGCGACATCGCTGTGGCACCTCACCCGGCACCAGCAGCTAACACCGAAGCACGGGTGAACGTCGCCGACAAGCGCATCATCAACGGCCAGACTGACGTTAATCAGCTGGTGCCATTCAAATACAAATGGGCGTGGGAAAAATACCTTGCGGGTTGTGCCAATCACTGGATGCCGCAGGAAGTTAACATGTCCCGCGACATCGCTCTCTGGAAAGACCCTAACGGGTTGACTGAAGATGAGCGCCGGGTAATCAAGCGCAATCTAGGTTTCTTCGTGACGGCGGATTCGCTGGCTGCGAACAATATCGTGCTGGGAACCTATCGCCACATCACCGCGCCCGAATGCCGCCAGTATCTGCTGCGTCAGGCATTCGAAGAAGCGATCCACACCCACGCCTACCAATATATTGTCGAATCGCTGGGCCTCGACGAAGGCGAGATTTTCAACGCCTATCACGAAGTCGACTCAATCCGTGCGAAAGACGAATTCCTGATTCCATTCATCCACACGCTGACCGATCCAGCTTTCAAAACAGGCACGCCTGATGCAGACCAGAAGCTGCTGAAATCACTGATTGTTTTCGCCTGCGTGATGGAAGGACTGTTTTTTTACGTCGGATTTACACAAATTCTCGCGCTTGGTCGTCAGAACAAGATGACGGGTGCTGCGGAACAGTATCAGTACATCCTGCGTGACGAGTCGATGCACTGCAATTTCGGCATTGACCTGATTAACCAGATCAAGCTCGAAAATCCGCATTTATGGACTGCCGAGTTCCGCGCAGAAATTCGTGAAATATTCAAGGAAGCGGTAGATCTTGAATACCGCTACGCCGAAGATACGATGCCACGTGGCGTGCTGGGTCTGAATGCGTCGATGTTCAAAGGTTATCTGCGCTTCATTTGCAACCGTCGTTGCCAGCAGATCGGCCTTGATCCGTTATTCCCGAACGAGGAAAACCCGTTTCCGTGGATGAGCGAAATGATTGATTTGAAGAAGGAACGTAACTTCTTCGAGACGCGTGTCATTGACTATCAGACAGGCGGTGCCCTGACTTGGGAGTAA